In Rosa rugosa chromosome 4, drRosRugo1.1, whole genome shotgun sequence, the genomic stretch GGTTGCACTATCTTATGTGAGAGCTGGTCTGATGGTAGGAACAAGTCACTTGTCATATTCTCAGTTACATACCCCAAGGGGACCCTGTTTCTGAAGTCTGTTGATTTATCAGGTCATGAAGATGATGCTCCGTACTTGTTTGAGCTGCTCGAGTCTGTTGTCTTGGAAGTTGGTGTTGAAAATGTTGTCCAAGTTATAACGGACACTTCTTCCAGTTATGTTTATGCAGGAAGTCTTCTTATGGCCAAGTACAATTCCTTGTTTTGGTCTCCTTGTGCTTCTTATTGCTTTAATAAAATGTTGGAGGATATTGGTAAACAAGAGTGGGTGTGCACGGTTCTGGAAGAGGCAAGGACCATCACAAACTTCATATGCAGTCATGGATGGACTTTGAATATGATGAGAAAATTTGCTGGTGGAAGGGAGTTGATCAGGCCAAAAATTACTAGATTTGTGACAAATTTCCTCAACTTGAGGTCGATCGTGATTCAGGAGGACAATTTAAAGCACATGTTTTCTCATACAGAATGGTTATCTTCAGCGTCAAGTAGACACCCTGAAGCCCAAGCTGTTAAGTCCTTGTTGTATGTAGAGAGGTTTTGGAAGCATGCACAAGAAGCTGTGACCATTGCTGAACCACTGCTTAAAATCCTTAGAATTGTCGATGGGGACATGCCAGCTATGGGCTACATATACGAAGGAATAGAGAGGGCAAAGATTGCAATAAAGACACATTACAAGGGTATTGAAGAGAAATATATGCCACTTTGGGATATAATTGATCGGAGATGGAGTATGCAGCTACAATCGTCCTTGCATGCAGCGGCAGCATCTCTTAATCCTTCtcttttctataatccaaattTCAAGATTGATTCAAGGATGAGAAATGGGTTTCAAGAAACTATGTTAAAGATGGCTACCACTCATGAAGATAGAATGGAAATAACTAAAGAGCATCCTGTGTATGTTACTGCACAAGGCGCTCTTGGCACTGATTTCGCAATCATGGGAAGGACATTGAATGCCCCAGGTACGTAAAGTTGTAGCTATTATAAAAACGGAGGGAAAAGAAATACACGATTACAGTTGCATGCatcaatttaacaaaattatcaAGATAATGCAGTTTCATCACTTAACACTAGATAACGTGTTTGGCCAGAAGAAAATTCAAGTGTTAACAAGATATAGAAGTTAGAAAATAAAACAGTTCTGGCCACTTATATCAAACATATGTGCTGGCCCCGGAAGAGTGATTGATGGTCTTTCTTTCATAATCATTTACCTTAGGACAGCATCTCCAGTTTTATTATGTTGGTATGTATGAGCATTAAAACCTTGTGTTTTTGTCTAAGATGATATCATTTCATTTGTAGGCGACTGGTGGGCAGGATATGGTTACGAGGTCCCGACACTCCAGAGATATGCACTAAGGATATTAAGCCAGCCTTGCAGTTCCCACTGGTGCTGTTGGAACTGGAGCACCTTTGAGAGCATACATGCCAAGAAGCACAGCAGAACAGAGCCGGAAAAATTCAATGACTTGGTTTTTGTTCATTGCAATCTTTGGTTGCAGTCCATTTCTCAAAATAGAGATGGGAAATGTAAACCCATCGTATTCGATGAAATAGATGTCAGCTCTGAATGGCCTACTGAGTTGGAATCTCCTGCCCCAATTTTGGATGATTCATTATTGGATAGCTTACCCTTGAATGTAGAGGTACTCTCTGAATTGTAAAACAAGAAAGTAAAATTGTATAGAGTTGTAATTAGGGGTTGACTTGATGTATAAAGTTGGCTAATCTCTATTGATTCATCTGGAATTGTAACAGTAAATGATCTAATGAGACTGATATGGAATTGTATAGCGTGAAGGATATGATGAGATTATCTAGATTGTTTGCCATTTTTGCCATAAGCTCCGTTGTCGGCTTCAAACAAACGGGGCCGAtggaatttttaatttttcttttaaatttttatactTCCAATTATTCTTTTAGAAATCCTTCTACACCAAACACTGACGagatcctttaaaaaaaaaacactgacAATATTGATTGTAATCCGATacaatcaattcaaatccaatCCTATCGACTTATTTAATACAGTTGAAGGCACAAAGCACACCGAACGTGGCCTTAGTGAAAGGTTTATGTCACACTCAATGACGATGCTAGAAGTGAAGCGAGCATGCAATATAGAATTACTGTATGTTAGGGATGATAGAGACTCGCAGACAGCTTAACAAGCTTAACAAGGCCTTCTGATTACAAATTAAACAAGAAGCCCACCTTGACCTTTCAGACCCTATGAAACAAAGCTAGGCGAGAAAAGAGTAGTAACCATTCCTAATTTGAAACTCCATCATCCATCAATACCTAAGGCCTAAAGCAATGATTCGATCGGCGACACTCTAAGATGCCTTTTGACTTgagcttattttttttttgattacaAGGATGCCCGAAGGCTAATGACAAAACCTAAATCACAATTAATCTTGGCTTAGACAAGCCCAATAGATCAGCTTCCAAAAGAGGCACGACAGCAGCAGGAGGGGAGCTAAAGAATTCGCAGCCAGGCTCATAACCATGCCCAATATTTACTAACAAATCAGCCACTGAATTACACTCTCCGTAAACATGGGTAAGGGACACATTCCAATCCCTACTCAAAAACTCTTGACAACTTGCCACAATACTATAAAGAGGGTGGAGATGATCAATAGGAGAGAGAACCAACTTGACCGCAACAAGTGAATCCATTTCTATTTTCAACTGTCGACAACCATTCTGCCAAGCCATTTCCATTCCTTTCAGAAGCCCCCAAAGTTCAGCTTCAACAACTTGACCACTGCCCAACTTAGCAGAAAACCCATTCATCCATTCACCCTTATCATTCTGAAGGGCTCCTCCAGCACATATAATCCCAGTAGTTTTATGCAAACTGCCATCAACATTTAACTTGAGCCAATCCTGAGGCGGAAAATGCCAACACAGTTGAGCCACCTGTTGTGAAGGTTTAGCATGTGTAATCTTATTTGCTTCAAAATATTCTCTGGTAAACTGATGAATAATTAAAGAAGGCCAAACTGGAAAGTTAAAAGTATGATCCAATATTTTAAATGCTCGTCGGCATCGTAACGAAAAAGCTAGTGTCACAATATTAAACTTTTGgctaaaaataataaaaattcaaacgGCTGTCCTTGCTTCTTAAATTTCAAACCTAATTGTTTttgatagaaataataatttttttctcatcTCGCTTATCTCATCATGATATTAGTGAGATTTAAATAACCAACAAAATCACAATTTACCTATCCTACAAAGAAAGCTCGTAAGAAAAAATAGGACCTATGCATTACTGGTTGCCACTAAATGCTACAGAATGAGTACATAAACAAGCCTGCAAATCTGCAATGCTATCCTGATTCCTGAGTGAGCAGTCTTACCCTCAACTTAACTAGCTCCCAGTAACAACCTCGACGTCCGGTATCTATTTCATCCCATAAGAAACAATAGTATGCGATTCACTATCGTTTTCTTCTGCCCTGCCGGCCAAACTAACCAACGCCGCAAGAAGCTAAGCGCCAAACTTTAACACAACTAGATAGATCCCATAGCCACACAACGAATCAACCACCTATCGACCACTCTCACGTTAATTCTAATAAATATAATGTGAGGCCCTCTCACTCTCACCCTCTCTCACATCACGTTAATTTGTCTACTCCAGACATCCCCCTCCCTAGTTCACTTTTTAGTCATGGAATTCTGGTCGGAATCCGATTCCGGAAGCAGCGGACCTTGGAGCGTGGTGATCACGCTCTCCCTCGTTGTCCTTTGGTACGCGTGGCTCTACTTCAAGAGTTCAGACTCTAACTCGCCGCTGCCGCCGGGTCCACGCCCTCTCCCATTGGTCGGGAACCTTCTCTCTCTGGACCCGGAGCTCCACTCTTACTTCGCGGGCCTGGCCCACACCTACGGCCCAATCTACAAGCTCCGCCTCGGCACCAAGCTCTGCATCGTCGTCACCTCCCCCTCCGTCGCCCGCGAGGTCCTCAAGGACCATGACGTCACCTTCGCCAACCGCGACGTCCCCGCCGCCGGCCGGGCCGCCTCGTACGGAGGATCCGACATCGTGTGGACCCCGTACGGCCCGGAGTGGCGGATGCTGCGGAAGGTCTGCGTGCTCAAGATGCTCAGCAACACCACGCTCGACTCGGTCCACGAGCTGCGGCGGAAGCAGGTCCGGCGAACGGTCGGGTTCTTCTACGGTCGGGCCGGGTCGCCGGTGGACGTGGGCGAGCAGATGTTCCTGACGGTGATGAACGTGATCACGAACATGCTGTGGGGCCGGACGGTGCAGGACGAGGGCGCGGGGCTCGGGGCGGAGTTCCGGCAAGTGGTGGGGGAGATGACGGAGCTGCTGGTGAAGCCGAACGTGTCGGACTTCTATCCGGGTTTGGCCCGGTTTGACTTGCAAGGCGTGTTCAAGCAGATGGAGGGCTTAGGGAAGAGGTTCGACGCGATATTCGAGAGAGTGATAGATCAACGGCTGAGGATGGAGAAGGAAGGCGCGAAGGAGGAGGGGAGTAAAGATTTTTTGACTTTTTTACTGCGGTTAAAAGAGGAGGGAGATTCCAAGACGCCGTTTACTATGACTCACCTCAAAGCCTTGCTTATGGTACGTCGTGTTTAACTTCCACCTGAAGATTATGCCTTTTTGTTTATTCTATTTGTGGGGGATTGTGATAACGTAGTTTTGTACTTAACTCAAGTACGTGCTTCAAGTTTCAACATATTCTGGACATGAGAGGGACATAAGATAGGGAGCATGTGGTTCAAGATTCTCcaaaatttggtttttttgttggAGATTTGATAGCATTAGATGTATTATCTTTATTTTAGAGATTTGATAGCACATGGTACATGATTTAGatttttttattcaattttcaaattaTCACGAAACACAAAGCTAAATGTTATTTGTTtaagaaaattaataaatttaatTTCTATTCATGTAAATTCTCCGACCCTAGATTATAATTATCCTCATAATATctcaaaaaattaagaaagtgaAGAATCGAAAACAAGTGATGGGACTAGAATAAGTAACTATTGTACAAGAATAAGTATGCAATTATATTTCGAGAGCAATATGGCGGCACATATTGTTCTGATGTTTCTTCATGGCATGGTTGCAGTCTAATCTTCAATATGATGTTACTCCTCTTTAAGCTtcttaataaaaaaagaataagtAGAAGTAATTATGTATTTGTGGTTTGGAAGAATGGTTCGTAATATACATGAACATACAACTTTTCTGATCGTTTTCTCTAAAATTTGCATATAGTAGGTTGCATTTTGGGAGTGAGCTGAAAAAGCTAATTGTTAATGCTCATGCTTGTAACTGATAACCTAAGTACCTGACAACAAATTAACCTAACCATGGCTGCCCTTTGTTTCAGTGGCCTCAAGCATCcatctttttcttaattttggCATCTGATTTCATATGAATCGATCAGCACTTTAACATTGTTGTTTCAATCTTGTTGTGTACAGGATATGGTTGTGGGCGGGACGGACACATCCTCCAACACAATTGAATTTGCAATGTCGGAAGTTATGAACAAACCAGAAGTGTTGCAAAAAGTCCAGCAAGAATTAGAAGCTGTAGTTGGCAAAAACAGCATTGTAGAAGAGTCTCACATTCACAAGCTACCGTACTTATATGCAGTGATGAAAGAAACACTGCGCTTGCACCCAGTCCTGCCTCTATTAGTCCCACATTGCCCAAGTGAGACATGCACTGTGGGAGGCTATACCATTCCAAAGGGGTCTAGGATTTTTGTTAATGTTTGGGCTATACATAGAGACCCTTCTAGTTGGGAAAACCCATTGGAGTTTGATCCAACTAGATTCTTGGATAGTAAATGGGATTACAGTGGGAGTGACTTCAAGTATTTTCCTTTTGGGTCTGGAAGAAGAATATGTGCAGGGATAGCAATGGCTGAGAGGATGGTGATGCATTCTCTTGCTACACTGCTGCATTCTTTTGATTGGAAACTGCCACAGGGAGAGAAGTTGGATCTTTCGGAGAAGTTTGGTATtgtattgaagaagaagataccTTTGGTTGCCATCCCAACTCCAAGGTTGTCAGATCCAGCACTCTATGAGTAGCCGACAAGGTGCGTTGTTGATAATCATTAGGTGAAAATATCATGAACTAATGCTCTCTGATATCAACTTCTGTTAGGCACACAAAGGTTCGATGAGATACTCGTATTTATCCTTGAGAACATAGTCAAATTAATCATAATTTATGTTGCATTGTAATCTTCTTTTGGGAGTAGAGATCCATTATATATAAAGATTGTGAATAAGATCAAAAGATAAGACTTTTTTTGTCTATGAATGTAAACCGCTTCCTCCGTTGCTCGGAGTTTGCTATGTCTAATTCAAGCTCAAGTATTGTTCTTAAATAGTATACTTTTGCCATACATCCGATGAGTTATGTTGTTCTTACAAAACAACTTGCCTATCATGCACTTACAAGATTATATTCGAAACTTGAGAACTCAATAAATATAAGGGTGGGTGACAACAAATCCTTGGTCTCTGAACATTACTGCTAAACAGCATATTCCTTCAAAATATAATACCTAATAACTCAGTCATGGAGagtgcccaagatgtcctcttCTCAGTACAAATAGAACTCTTCGTCACCAAGCTTGACTTGCAAATTGTTGAGAATCGGTCAATATGTGAAGTCGAAAAACACAAATAGGCACAGCACACCAAGAGAAACAACCACAGAGGTACGAGCACAAGAACACAGATTTAAGGTGGTTCAGCAAAACTTTTGCCGACGTCCACCGGGTAGAAAAAATGATCTTCCACTATATTTATAATGGGTACAaccagaaagaataagaaaacaaggactctctcttctcttcctatctctctcttctttgccctctctcactctctaactCCGAGAATGGAATACACTTTGCTCTCTGTCTCTGTGATGCAAACACTACACCAAATATAGGCTTTAGAGACGAATGCCAGAgacaaattaataaaattgtCTCTACTGTTTTTATTAGAGACAAATTTTTATTGTGTGTCTCTAATATTAATAGAGACAAATAGAAATTTGTTTCTAATAGTAATAGAGACGGAATGGATCCTCTCTAATTGATTTGGCGCCAAATTAAAAATTTTGGATCTAAAATTTTTGTAGCCTAAAATATATTTAGCGCTAGTTTATCAAATTTTTACTAATAGAGACGGATAAGTCTCTCActatatatttttaataaataaaagagaataaaataaataatacacctattttttctctcttcacCTCCTCAATCACTTCTTTTCTGCTTCACGTCCTATTTGATAAACTCCAAAAACTGCTAAACTCTTCACCTCTGGCATCATTCGTGCGATTGGAGCTGAAGGAGGCAATTTAGACGAACTCAACCACTATAAACGAATACAGTGTATGTCTATTTTCATCTTAGACTTGTTATTACGATGAGTGAATCTATGCTTTTTTATTGCTTTGTTGAATGAATTTTGATTGGGTTGGGTTATCGTGTTTTTGCTTTTGCATTGAATCGTAAATTTTACAATGACCTAGACTTTTATGCTTGAATTTTGATTCTTAGGCTTGAATTATGTTTGGAATATTGtgtttttagggtttaggacgTACTTCAAAGGTTTCATGCCTTTGTCCAGTTTGTGGGCTTTGGCTGTTTGTATGTGGTGTGTTTAATATATACATTTTGTCTTTGTCTTCTTgtatgtaaatatatattttatggTTGATTGAGTTTACATGGAGATTACCCTTGTGGCTGTCACCGAACCAAGTTAGTCTCTACCTTATAAGTGCACTTAATCTTCCTCTCTCTCCGATACTTATCTTCCGGTCAATCTTTCATACCCGGCAACTTCTTCCGACTCCAAATTTTATGCCCTGCTCTGTTCCCAACGTTTTCTCTAGCAAAGATTGCGCCTTTCACCTTCCCCTAAAAATCCAATCTTAGGGTTAAGATTTCCATTCCCAATTTCTCCCAAACCAAAATCCAACCACAATCTCCGTGAACCATCACCAAGGGGAAGAACGATTTCCTCACGCCCAAAGACATGGGACTTCAGAAGCTCCGGTGGGACTGCTATACGTGCGAGAAGCAATGCCGCGATGAGAACAGCTTCAAATGTCACTGCTTGAGCGAGAGCCACCAACGCCATCGAGGGTCAGATAACAAACTAGAGTTTACAATGCAATTTGCATTACATGAAGATTCTAGTTCTCTAAGATGATGTCAATTGCCCTTAGTCTACTATTGACCGCTTGTTTTACTTAATCTTCAATTCTCAGTCTTATGTTTTGGGATGGTTACTGAAGACACACACTCTGTcctcttttatatatatatggatgaatgtTACTTGTTGGattgatatatacatatattatacaCACATAataagtgtatatatatgtcAAATTCAAGGTTCTGGTTCGTTTATTCTTTATTCTTTTGTAATAGTTTTGACTTGGTGCTCCATTTGAGTCATTGGCTTACCATTTGCAAGTGATAATATCATGTGTAGAGTGTACAGTAGAGAGTTGGAGCTGTTTCCAGCGACTTTGATTAGCCCTCGGTTCGCTTCACCGACTCTTCCTTCAACTGTTCTGTGCTGCCGAGAGCCGTCATTAAGAAAACTTTGGTGCTGGAAAGCTCACCGCGGTTAGTTCATTTTTCCGTTTATGGCTTATGCATGGCTGGATTACTCTGATCACAAACCCCATAGTGTAGCTATCAAAATTGTTCTTATATTACTCTAAGTATGCTATATTTGGGGCTATGTTTGTGCTATGCCTTCTAcataaagaggaaaaaaaaatacattgtACTCTGATCCAAGAAGAATAGTTTAATAAATACAGTGAAAATATTGCTCAagtgaactttcaaagttaatTATATATGTCTATTAATTCACTCTATTGTCCAATTACATCACCTGAAACCTAACATTGACTACAACCAACATCCTcttcttttatctttttgttctcCTCAGGCCAAGGAAGATCCCTGCTGTTACAAAGAGCAAAAACTGCAGCTTGAATCTGGAGAACAATAGACAGTTTGAGTAACATTGAAGCATAGATAACCTTCTGTCATAACTGAACCTGGAggtaattttatatatataattattaatACTTTACCTTTGCTTATCTCATAATTGCTTAATTTGCACTATTAGGATCAAGTGGAAGGACATTGTAGGGATTAAAGAACCAATGGTTCTGTCTTTTCTACAACTTTACCATGAGCTTCCAAAATTTATAAGCATCAAATGTAATGTTCATTGCCAAACAGGAAATAGATATGATAGAGTAGCAATAAAATCTTAACAATAGCTAAAACATTAATATAAACTTTGACCTGACGATCAACTTTTATAGATTGTATCACATTAACTGCCTTTAGAACTTTATAGAGAACATTGACTTGTGTATTTTAAAGCTAGTCTTTCTTGCACTTTTTTACGTTTAGAACCCCATTTTCTAGTGTGTTACTGTGGTCAAAATTGATGTGGTGTCCTTGGAATGAGCATTTTTTGTTATGATATGtttgaatattttctgaaatatattatttacatGCTATTATATTGCTTTattgtttgaaatgatggcATCAGACTTGATTAGATATTATTTCCCTTCTGCTTTGCGTGTTTAGCTCAAGAAGCATGGTCATGAGCCCGATCCTATTCAGTTTTTTTTATGATAAGCATACACGGAATGACAAAGAAAAAACCTGGATTTATGAAGTTGCTGAGCGGACACATGTGAGCTTTGTTTATATATTTCATAATCTGCTGCACACTAAATATAACCAGCCCATAATAAGTTAAGTATTTTCTCTCATAGGCTGGTATGCAAGAGAAGTTGGCAGAAATTGTAGCAGTTGAAGGTAATGAGACTACAGAGATGCGAGAAAGAGCATATGTTGCAGTGATGGGACCTGAGAAACGTCACAGAGTTTGCGGTTATGGACTAGGTGTAATACCTGATATGGTGCCTTATCTTCAAATTGATGGTAGCtcatcatcacacagatcacaTGGAAGACATTATGCTCACTTGCAGTCACAATTAATTTATGGAGTTAGAGTCCAAGTACCAACAACAACAAGAGCAAGCACAGGTGCAGCAAGTTCAAACTCAGGAACGACTCTTGCAAACCCAACAAGAATTGGCAATGTTAAAGCAAATGATGCAATCCCAGCAATCTACTCCACCTTCACAACAATCTTCTCAGCCTTTGCAGCAACCATCCTTCCAGATGCCTTCTTATCCTCGTCAAATGTACTGGCCTCAACCGCAGATCTATCCTCAAATGCCTTATCAGCCTCAACATGCTTATCCTACCACTGGACTAACTGGATTGCTTATGGGAGATACAAGTGTCCAAGAAACTGATTTGTTGAACCAGCTTAGAGCTTCATCAAATCAAAGCTCTCGTGGATCTGAGCAATAGACTTTTATTATTTCCCTTATTGATCATTAGATGCTAATTGATAGGCATTTGACTAGATGAATTTGTGACTTTTTTAGTAACAAGTATTTTATAGACTTGATTTTAAGTTGCATCAGTAAAGATTTGTTGAACAGGAAAtaaatttatattatattttgttgtccagaaaaaatttatatatataatttatatacGTCGTTAGTTATAGATGGATTCACTGTTTCTTTCCAATGCCAATCGAACTGGTGTACTGGTGGTTAATAATAGATGGAttctattattaataatatcaaatattctaataaaaaatatattaaataaaatatttCTTCTGTCTCTAAAAGTAATAGAGACACCTTAAATTGTCATTGGCAGTTATTGTCCATGTGGCAGTGAATAAGTAATAGAGACGGAACTTTTTATCTAAGTGTCTCTAATAGGTTTTAGAGACGCAACCTATAGGGACGAAAGTCTAATTTGTCACTCCTTCTATTAGAGACAAATTTAAGTGTATTTTAGTCACTAATATATTTCTAGAGACGTTTTGTGGCTGTCTCTAAAGCCTATATTTGGTGTAGTGAAAACTAATAGCAGAACCCCTCCTTATATAGCCATAAGGATATCAACTTTCTTCACCGATTAGGAAACCTATTCCTATTGGTGGTAGGGAATtatgccttctccttctctttaATCAACAAGGATTACAAGTAATCCTACATCAATAAGGATTTTTATTCCTCATTGGAACTCCATTTATCAGTAGGAATCCAAAACCTACTGGGTAAACAATTCTCATACtctaagacaattgtcttagGAAAGACTCATGGGCTGGAAACCCAACACAAATTACTGCTGTAATCGGGAAAAATTAAGAACTGTGTCAGTTTCTTTCACAGCCATCAGGATTGCATGCATTTCCAATCTTATTCTTTGTTCCTGGCCTAAGTGACACGCAATAGCAATCACCTTTCCTAACGGATGACTCATGAAGGAGAATGCCGACGGTGGTTTTAGAGAGTTGAAATGTTGGATAATTTTCTCAATCAGGTTGCGTAAGGGTCGGGATCAGACGCTTTTTCATTTTCGGTTGTGCTTCCAAGACTTCTACtacattctccaaaaaaaaaaagacttctaCTATAAGTGGGGTCAGAGTTTGTTTGGGAGACTGGAAGCATATTTGGTTAGAAGTTGATCTAGCACTTGTTTTTACTTTCTTTCACTATCCACATGATTCCTTGGCAGCTTAAAGCTAtgacaattttctttttcatatatctcaaatgGAGTTCGTTTATCACATATTACTTGCAAGGAAAATCAGGTAGCTGATTCTCTGAAAAATTATGGTTCATCCTtgactgatttttttttttaaattttttttggacGACTTTGTGTCTAGGGTTTGAGAATTTCTTCTCATTCGGCGGCGCTCAAGGTCGGTACTGGTTCGCCTCGCTGCTAATGGGCTGCTACCGGACGGGTGATTGAATGCTATGTGCTTGGGGAGTTCTAGAGAGAGGTTTTGACTCGAGGTTTCGGATCGATGGCAAGTTCTAGGTGAGATCTCTAGGTGTTTGGTGCTCTGTGCAGAGACGGGCTCATCGGCTTGGGGTTTTCCTGAACTCGCGACGGCGAGGGGTGGAAGATCTGGCGGGTGGTGGGAGTTTGGCGTGCTTAGTGGGATACTGGGTTCGGTGCCGAAGCCGCCTGTTATGGCATGGAGACTGTGTGGCAGGGCGCGACTGACTGGAGGCATGGATCGTGGCGACAGGATCTAGCAGAGTTGCCCAGAAAACTGTTCACGGTGGAGAGGGCGGCTGGGCTTGTCTCAGCCATTCCAGCTGGCCATGCGTTGGGTCTTTCTTTTGGGACTGCCATTTTGGGCTCGGTTAATTGGACTGGGGTGCTTTGCCCTAGACCCATtcttatgtttttagtttttctaattacaataatttccttgtttTAGGAAGTTAAGCACCAATGTGCACTCTATGtctctctagcgcctctggagtagtaccaaaggaggtgtttgacacaaaaaccagtctggtacaaactgtctcttttgagcgtgtgcgcaggcgtgccagcaccgtggggtgcagtcgtcgggggagtcccttgacctgacttctttttcaagcgtttgtggacgaggagagcaccaacctcgccacaaggttcttctctagccttccgagaaaggactttctgccttacggataaggactttgggtgtgatctcttcgcgtcaccgaatcgatacttagtgttgtagactaagcagagcaatcactgggaagtttggagaaagcacgggttgcgctaaagcgtgactttagcttcgctgggttgcgagggcgttacccttgcttcgctggaagtaacggtggcggttgcgctcgcagtcggctcctggggagactaggactggaagtacggtcgccgggttgatctggtgatgctgacagtcggctcttggagagactgggactggcgcgcagtcaccgggtttcaacgaggttgaaagtttgctccggggaggctttgtaatcgctgggattgattgatttgagagtcGTCGATTCGTctttgaaacctggtatatatacctagggtttcgactgctccttgtcatagaaggaatattgattgaagtttcctattcaatctccgctacccgactccaataaggtttcgttttccttatggatcacggaatgggcgaagctgtaacccaaacccgagtagacttatttttgggctG encodes the following:
- the LOC133706929 gene encoding uncharacterized protein LOC133706929 isoform X1, which translates into the protein MVRGRDACWEHCVLVDATKQKVRCNYCQREFSGGVYRMKFHLAQIKNKDIVPCTEVPTDVRDRILSILETPKKQKTPKKLKVDKAALANGQQNSSSASGDFHPNYASNGQNGSTCPSLLFLCPSPTSQQPVDDVQKQKQDLADKRVAVFFFHNSIPFSAARSVYYREMVDAVADCGRNYKAPSYEVLRSTLLEKVKSDIHDCYKKYRNEWKETGCTILCESWSDGRNKSLVIFSVTYPKGTLFLKSVDLSGHEDDAPYLFELLESVVLEVGVENVVQVITDTSSSYVYAGSLLMAKYNSLFWSPCASYCFNKMLEDIGKQEWVCTVLEEARTITNFICSHGWTLNMMRKFAGGRELIRPKITRFVTNFLNLRSIVIQEDNLKHMFSHTEWLSSASSRHPEAQAVKSLLYVERFWKHAQEAVTIAEPLLKILRIVDGDMPAMGYIYEGIERAKIAIKTHYKGIEEKYMPLWDIIDRRWSMQLQSSLHAAAASLNPSLFYNPNFKIDSRMRNGFQETMLKMATTHEDRMEITKEHPVYVTAQGALGTDFAIMGRTLNAPGDWWAGYGYEVPTLQRYALRILSQPCSSHWCCWNWSTFESIHAKKHSRTEPEKFNDLVFVHCNLWLQSISQNRDGKCKPIVFDEIDVSSEWPTELESPAPILDDSLLDSLPLNVEVLSEL
- the LOC133706959 gene encoding flavonoid 3'-monooxygenase CYP75B137-like translates to MEFWSESDSGSSGPWSVVITLSLVVLWYAWLYFKSSDSNSPLPPGPRPLPLVGNLLSLDPELHSYFAGLAHTYGPIYKLRLGTKLCIVVTSPSVAREVLKDHDVTFANRDVPAAGRAASYGGSDIVWTPYGPEWRMLRKVCVLKMLSNTTLDSVHELRRKQVRRTVGFFYGRAGSPVDVGEQMFLTVMNVITNMLWGRTVQDEGAGLGAEFRQVVGEMTELLVKPNVSDFYPGLARFDLQGVFKQMEGLGKRFDAIFERVIDQRLRMEKEGAKEEGSKDFLTFLLRLKEEGDSKTPFTMTHLKALLMDMVVGGTDTSSNTIEFAMSEVMNKPEVLQKVQQELEAVVGKNSIVEESHIHKLPYLYAVMKETLRLHPVLPLLVPHCPSETCTVGGYTIPKGSRIFVNVWAIHRDPSSWENPLEFDPTRFLDSKWDYSGSDFKYFPFGSGRRICAGIAMAERMVMHSLATLLHSFDWKLPQGEKLDLSEKFGIVLKKKIPLVAIPTPRLSDPALYE
- the LOC133706929 gene encoding uncharacterized protein LOC133706929 isoform X2; translation: MVRGRDACWEHCVLVDATKQKVRCNYCQREFSGGVYRMKFHLAQIKNKDIVPCTEVPTDVRDRILSILETPKKQKTPKKLKVDKAALANGQQNSSSASGDFHPNYASNGQNGSTCPSLLFLCPSPTSQQPVDDVQKQKQDLADKRVAVFFFHNSIPFSAARSVYYREMVDAVADCGRNYKAPSYEVLRSTLLEKVKSDIHDCYKKYRNEWKETGCTILCESWSDGHEDDAPYLFELLESVVLEVGVENVVQVITDTSSSYVYAGSLLMAKYNSLFWSPCASYCFNKMLEDIGKQEWVCTVLEEARTITNFICSHGWTLNMMRKFAGGRELIRPKITRFVTNFLNLRSIVIQEDNLKHMFSHTEWLSSASSRHPEAQAVKSLLYVERFWKHAQEAVTIAEPLLKILRIVDGDMPAMGYIYEGIERAKIAIKTHYKGIEEKYMPLWDIIDRRWSMQLQSSLHAAAASLNPSLFYNPNFKIDSRMRNGFQETMLKMATTHEDRMEITKEHPVYVTAQGALGTDFAIMGRTLNAPGDWWAGYGYEVPTLQRYALRILSQPCSSHWCCWNWSTFESIHAKKHSRTEPEKFNDLVFVHCNLWLQSISQNRDGKCKPIVFDEIDVSSEWPTELESPAPILDDSLLDSLPLNVEVLSEL
- the LOC133744086 gene encoding uncharacterized protein LOC133744086; the protein is MVMSPILFSFFYDKHTRNDKEKTWIYEVAERTHAGMQEKLAEIVAVEGNETTEMRERAYVAVMGPEKRHRVCGYGLGVIPDMVPYLQIDGSSSSHRSHGRHYAHLQSQLIYGVRVQVPTTTRASTGAASSNSGTTLANPTRIGNVKANDAIPAIYSTFTTIFSAFAATILPDAFLSSSNVLASTADLSSNALSASTCLSYHWTNWIAYGRYKCPRN